In a single window of the Montipora capricornis isolate CH-2021 chromosome 11, ASM3666992v2, whole genome shotgun sequence genome:
- the LOC138023324 gene encoding uncharacterized protein, producing MSKANKIEWSNIDGAQPKPKRLHLEKDDADSLYHCPIHLCEHEGFQSQRGCRKHVNNKHGWFFYFDERPRVDSKIAANSSKVPTKSCASSTVVDDVSSSSTRSKPGARSMPSFSTSSQIGEQFATWLSGSGGGYKKERPAQQIVNRCLKFLKFCCEEEEELNFEVMDFSLCSPSLLFKFIDHLQEECKLGHGGRLGYIDAISELIDFRKVNGASDGVLRKLSATELYIKRARKTVAKMMRLQWTQDLDVESLEARGHWASMEELLEVVSFHLPRYEQTVKTCQNDPGQVNPSDLTFATKFLATYLFIKVKGSRPMTYQYLTVDMVKAAKEDGGFVDQKTFKTAGKYGFDSVILTDTSMQILDGYITFVRPLLKPQCDFVLVTKNGKQHSKLGNEMSKLVFDAIGKYIHPTRYRQIVETQSLDALDDKEHRLLCEDQKHSSVVAKVHYQKRRSREVAVKAHECLQKLQGTKGSEVDVEVNTRFGSSSSTATFEPTFECARSEHARPKIDTPHSNRLLSQGHQRRPLRFTTDEDDFLKKGIDKHGFGQWTAILRDPDFRFQKGRLADSLKKRAELKFFSNANACETMSAGSTWSRQ from the coding sequence atgagtaaagcaaacaagatcgaatggtctaatatcgatggtgcacagcctaaaccaaaacgtcttcacctagaaaaagacgatgccgacagtttgtaccattgcccgatccatctgtgcgaacacgaaggatttcaaagccaacgcgggtgtaggaaacacgtcaacaacaagcacggttggttcttttatttcgacgaaagaccccgcgtagactcgaagattgccgcaaactcttcaaaagtgccaacaaaatcgtgcgcctcgagtacagttgttgacGATGTATCGTCGTCTAGTACGCGATCAAAACCCGGCGCTAGATCGATGCCTTCCTTCTCAACTTCCAGTCAAATAGGCGAGCAATTTGCGACTTGGCTttctggaagtggcggcggttacaagaaagaacgtcccgctcagcagatcgtcaacagatgcttgaaatttctcaagttttgctgcgaagaggaggaggaattaaatttcgaagtcatggattttagcctgtgttctccaagcctgttgtttaagtttatcgaCCATTTGcaagaggagtgcaagctcggacatggcgggagattgggttacatagatgccatttcggagttgatcgacttcagaaaggtcaacggggcgtcggatggagttcttcgaaaattatctgccacggaattgtacatcaagagagcgcgcaagacagtggcgaagatgatgagattgcaatggacgcaagatctcgacgtcgaatcattagaggccaggggtcattgggcaagcatggaagaactgttagaagtcgtgtcttttcacttgcctcgctacgaacagaccgtaaaaacgtgccaaaatgaccccgggcaagtgaatccctccgacctgacatttgcaacgaaattcttggccacctacttgttcatcaaagtgaaaggatcgcgtcccatgacttatcagtatctcacggttgacatggtaaaggcagcaaaggaagATGGGGGTTTCgtcgatcagaaaacctttaaaacggctggaaagtacggatttgactctgtgattctgacagatacgagcatgcaaatactcgacggctacatcactttcgtgaggcctttgctcaaaccccagtgcgattttgttttggtcaccaaaaacggaaaacaacacagcaaattgggcaacgagatgagcaagttggtcttcgacgccattggcaaatacattcaccccacgcgttatcgccaaatcgtcgagacgcaaagtcttgacgcgctcgacgacaaagagcaccgacttttgtgtgaagaccaaaaacatagctctgtcgttgccaaagtacactatcagaagcggagatcgcgcgaagttgccGTAAAGGCCCACGagtgtcttcaaaaattacaaggGACCAAAGGCTCGGAGGTGGACgtggaagtgaacactagatttggcagctcaAGTTCCACAGCCACTTTCGAGCCAACCTTTGAATGTGCGCGATCGGAACACGCACGGCCCAAAATCGATACTccgcattcaaatcgcttactaagtcaaggccatcaacgtcgaccgttgagatttacgacagacgaagacgattttctcaaaaagggtatcgataagcacggatttggacaatggactgcTATTTTAAGAGacccagattttcgttttcagaaaggcaggctggcagattctttaaaaaagagGGCTGAACTTAAGTTTTTCTCGAATGCAAATGCCTGTGAGACTATGTCGGCGGGTTCAACTTGGAGCCGCCAATGA
- the LOC138023326 gene encoding uncharacterized protein, translating to MSFQDVRNALICSYAAGCISDKAFLILYEEYESANLCFPYWEYGSFQLDDLERSECKAEFRVEKEDIPRIAAALQVSNIFRCSQGTICSGEEGLCLLLRRLSYPCRYHDLIHRFGRPVPELCMVTNTVLNWMYDNHGHRLTSWNNQPFLSPAYLELYAQAITMKGCPLTNCFGFIDGTVRQISKPGENQRILYNGHKRVHSLEFQSVAIPNGLIANLYGPVEGRRHDAGMLKDSGLLTTLQREACNSRGDPLCLYGDPAYPLRPQLMCPFREADVPVFTPEMMAFNAAMSEVRVSVEWLFGDIVEYFKFVDYKKNLKLGMSAVAKQYIVCALFRNILTCLYGNSTSAFFQLDPPTLLEYLW from the coding sequence ATGTCGTTCCAGGATGTCAGAAATGCGTTAATTTGTTCCTATGCTGCTGGTTGTATAAGCGATAAAGCGTTTCTAATTCTTTACGAAGAGTACGAGTCTGCTAATTTATGTTTTCCTTACTGGGAATACGGATCATTTCAACTAGATGACTTGGAAAGAAGCGAGTGTAAAGCAGAATTCAGAGTGGAAAAAGAGGACATTCCGAGAATAGCAGCCGCACTCCAAGTCTCCAACATTTTTAGATGTTCTCAAGGTACAATTTGCTCAGGAGAAGAGGGTTTGTGCTTACTGTTGCGGAGACTTTCTTACCCTTGTCGTTATCATGATTTAATTCACCGATTTGGAAGACCTGTACCAGAACTCTGTATGGTAACTAATACAGTTCTTAACTGGATGTACGACAATCATGGCCATCGCTTGACTTCATGGAACAACCAGCCATTTTTATCCCCTGCTTATCTAGAGCTTTACGCTCAGGCAATAACAATGAAGGGTTGCCCCTTAACTAACTGTTTTGGGTTCATCGACGGAACCGTTCGTCAGATTTCCAAGCCTGGTGAAAACCAACGCATACTTTATAACGGGCATAAGAGAGTGCATTCGCTAGAATTCCAATCAGTGGCAATTCCCAACGGACTTATAGCAAACTTATATGGCCCCGTTGAGGGGCGTCGTCACGATGCTGGTATGTTAAAAGACTCCGGTCTTTTAACTACTCTACAAAGAGAAGCATGTAATTCGCGAGGGGACCCTCTATGCCTGTACGGAGATCCCGCGTACCCTCTTCGCCCCCAACTAATGTGCCCATTTCGCGAAGCCGATGTCCCTGTATTTACACCAGAAATGATGGCATTTAATGCTGCTATGAGTGAGGTTCGGGTATCCGTGGAGTGGCTCTTTGGAGATATTGTTGAGTATTTTAAGTTTGTAGATTACAAAAAAAACCTTAAGCTTGGTATGAGTGCGGTAGCAAAACAGTACATCGTGTGTGCACTTTTTAGAAACATCCTTACTTGCCTATATGGAAATTCAACTTCAGCATTTTTTCAGCTTGACCCACCCACACTGTTGGAATATTTGTGGTGA